Within Moorena sp. SIOASIH, the genomic segment TGCTCCCTTCGGTGGTTTCAAGCAGTCTGGGATTGGTCGTGAACTTGGGGAGTATGGCTTGCAGCAATACACCGAGGTTAAGACAGTGACGGTTAAATTGTAGCATTGTAGCAATCTCAAAGCCTGGGTTTACTATCAACAATTTGAAAATAAGGCTACAGCATAATTAGTTGGTAATTTAGGAAACGCTAATGGGTAATGGGGAATTGTAAGCCAATTTCCTATTACCCATTACTTTATGCTTTGCTCAAGCTTCAAGTTAAAGTGCAGGTAAGCATTGAGCGTTCAGCGGTCAGCGGTCAGCCGTCAGCCGTCAGCCGTCAGCCGTCAGCAGACTTAACTCAGATTAAACAAATGGTTACCTGTTGTCTTGATGCAGTCGCTCATGGGGAGGGGCTGTGTGCGGAACTTGTTTCCGCACCTTGTACGCCCCGTGGAAACCCCCAAGACCGCGCTGCATCGCTTATTCAAAAGCACCTCAAGTACCGTGGCACAGGCTTTGACGCTGATAGCTGATAGCTGATAGCTGATAGCTGATAGCTGATAGCTAATAGCTGAATGCTTACGTTATTTTTTAAGATTTCTTGATCCAGATCAATTTAGAAAAAGAACCAGGAGTTTGGTGTGAGTTTTCGATTTAGGAGCAGTTTATTAAATTTTATTAAGCACCATTGGCTTAAATCCACTAACATAGAACAGAATTAGAGAAAAGGGCTAATTAGAGAGATTCAGAAGGTTTCATGAAATACGGAATTGATATTGGTCACAACTTGCCCCCTGATACAGGAGCTCAAGGTATCAGAGTAGAAGATGAAATGACTAGAGACGTGGGAACGAGAGTAATTTCCAAATTGAGAGACTTGGGACATCAGGTAGTTGAATGCAAGCCTAAGAGTGCGAGTACTTTGGGCAGCTCGCTGCGGCAACGGTGCAATATTGCCAATGCTAATCGAGTTGATCAGTTTGTTTCAATTCATTTTAATGGGTTTAATGGTCAAGCTAATGGGGTAGAAGTATTTGCCATTAGTGATACTGCCAAAAAAATTGCCCAGCCAGTTTTAGAAAAAATAGTCGAGTTGGGCTACTTCAATAGAAAGGTTAAAAATGGCTCTCATTTATATGTCCTCCGATATACCAATATGCCAGCAATTTTGATAGAAAGCTGCTTTTGTGATTCCCAGAAAGATATGGAACTCTACGATCCAGAAGTATTAGCTAATGCAATTGTTAAAGGATTAACAGGAGAAGAGCCACCAACTAATAAATCTTCCTCTGACGATAATGTGCTAGAATTACAAAATGCTCTCAATCGCTTAAAAATAAAAAGTCCTGCTGGTCAGCCATTAGTAGAAGATGGATCTCTTGGTCAGGCGACTATCGCAGCAATAAAAACATTTCAAGCGATTGTAGGAATTAACCAAACTGGAATTGGTGACTCGAGCACATGGCAGACTATTAATCAGATTCTTGAGCAACCCATACTTAGACCTAATCATGCTGGAGGTACCACAGTAAAATATCTCCAACGTCGGGTGGGAACTCAGGCAGATGGTATATTTGGTTCAGGCACCGCAAGTGCTGTGATCAGATTTCAGAAACAACAAGGTTTAACGGCTGATGGTATTGTTGGACCACAAACTTGGAGTAAATTGATTGACTAGCAAGGCTTTAAGCCACGTTTACCATTGAACAGGTGCGACCCGTGGCGAATTTAATTACGGGTCAAGCGCACCTCAAGCAGTTGCCTCACGTCTCACCCGAGCGATCGGGGAGCGTGAGATTAATGGCGGAGAGTAATTATATTATAATAATTATATTAGCTCAAGGTAATAATGAATATTACTCATTACTAGTATAGTTTTCCGTTAACAGGATAAGATAGTCTAATGCTCCATATAATCGGGACAATTTATCAATCGTAAAATTTTCGATATTTTGAGTGAAAATGTCCCTTTGTAATCGTCCAAACTGCCATAAATTACCATCAGTAACTATGCCATAAACAGGACGTTGAACATCTTGATTTATTTTTTGGGAAGCTACCAACTCGGCAAGGCATTGCCCCCAACCTTGCTGAAAATCATTTTTATTCGCTTCAATAATAATAACCAGTGGTTTTTCTAAAACCGTTTTTCCTAATTCGGATTTTGTCGAAAATATGTAGTCAGGAGTACCTGACAAAATTTGGTCATAGAAAATGCTTTTTTGAATCCAAAAAGCATAGGTTTTATAGTATTTTTTATAGAGTTCTCGTAACAAGGGGGAAATGATAATTTCACTCCGGGAAGCTTCCGAGCTGAATACATCTATCGTTTCTTTATAAAACTCTAGATCTTTCAAAAAAATTTCTGGTGGGTCAGTGTCTTGAGAAACTATAAACGTTCCCTCTTCGTATTTAATTTGATAGTGTTTCTGTACATCAGCAATAGTTTTAAAGTCACTAAATGCCATAGTTTATCAGTCTCCTGATTGGGTCTAATCATATCTTAGACATCACACTATCTCGTTATGATATTGGAACAGATGTGCGCCGTAGCCTAAGAGACTGTTGATCAAGTAAATTACAAAGTATATCTTAAGACAGCGATTAGTCGCTGACTGTATATAAAGTAAATTATAAAGTTTATCTTAAGATGGCGATTAGTCGCTGACTATTGGTGGCTTAAGGCGGACAGCTCTGTTAACAAGAGTCAAACAGGTGAAGCCAAGCTCGGGTTTGCTGGTTGTTGGGTAGTCGAGTGCGATCGCTTTTAGCGGAAGCTGAGGCCTAAGGCCAAGCGTGGCCTTAGGCCAATCGCTCTTAACCAGAAGAAATAAGTATAAATACTTGATTACTTACAAAAATCAAGATTTGACTACAATTTAACCAATGCGATCGCTAAACAACATTAAGAGGGTGAAGCCAAGCTCGGGTTTGCTGGTTGTTGGGTAGTCGAGTGCGATCGCTTTTAGCGGAAGCTTTGCTTCATCGCGAAGCGTGGCCTTAGGCCAATCGCTCTTAACCAGAAGAAATAAGTATAAATACTTGATTACTTACAAAAATCAAGATTTGACTACAATTTAACCAATGCGATCGCTAAACAACATTAAGAGCCAGAATTCCTTATTCTCGGGATTATGATCTATTTGGAGCTCTTAGCTGATGGGGTAAGCATTCAGCATTCAGCACTCAGCACTCAGCACTCAGCACTCCGCTTAATCCTTACGGCCAGGGAGAAGCTGACGTAACAAAGATTAAACTAATGCTTACCTGTTTTATTCAAAAGTCAAGTAGCGTGGCACAGGCTTCTACCGTGGCACAGGCTTCGACGCATCGGACCTAACCCATAAGCTGATAACTGATACGCGACACGCTGATAGCTGATAGCTGACAAATTAACTTATGAAAAAATCGATATTCAAAGAAAACCGAAAGTATACATTTAGTGACTATTTTGCGATGACCAATCCCACTGAGGAAATTGTTGGTGAGTTTGGTTACTCCTTTGCCATTGAAGTAATTGACCTCCCTAAGTCTACCAACTATGACCTAGATATCATTCAACAGCTCAACCATACCTACTACACCATTATTCCCAAAATAAGCATTACCTCGGAAATTGCCAAACGGGAATTTCTGATTGCCCCACTAATCCTGGAAATTGCCAAGCTGCTCCCAGTTAAAGTCAATGTTGAGTATCCCCTAGATATTAACGATCAGCTAGGGGGAGCGCTAGACTACTTATTAAAAACTAGCCAAAATCTGATTATTATAGAAGCCAAAAAGAAAGATATTGATGGTGGCTTCAACCAGTTAGCAGCAGAACTAATTGCTTTAGATAAGTATGAAGAGAGCGAATCTATTGAAGTCCTCTATGGCGCTGTTACTCTGGGGGATATTTGGAAATTTGGAACCCTTGATAGGAAACGGAAGCACATTGCCAAAACTATTCAAAGTCAGACTATTCCTAGGGATACAGAAGAGATATTCTCAATTCTAATTGGAATACTGAGCTTAAAACCAGGGCAGAGTTCAATTAAGCTGTAACCTATAACCTATAACCTTCAACCTATGGTCAATCGGGAGTAACCGATAATGATTATTGTCATTGACAACTACGACAGCTTTACTTACAACTTAGTACAGTACCTAGGAGAATTGGGTACCCAATTACCTGTGGCATCAGAGATTCAGGTCTATCGCAATGATAAAATTGATCTACAGAAAATCCGCCAGCTCAACCCAGATGGGGTAGTGATTTCTCCAGGACCAGGGCGTCCTGAAGATGCTGGGATATCAGGTGCTATCTACAGCAATTTGGGGTCAACTCTACCCATTATAGGGGTTTGTTTGGGTCATCAAGCCTTGGGTCAGGTATTTGGCGGGAAAATTGTTTCGGCACCAGTATTGATGCATGGCAAAACCTCAGAGATTCATCACACTGGGGTTGGGGTTTTTCGGGGATTACCCAATCCTTTCACAGCGACTCGATACCATAGCTTAGTTATTGACCGTAGCAGCTGTCCTGATGTCTTGGAAATCACGGCTTGGGTAGATGATGGCACAATTATGGGAGTTAGACATCGGAACTATCCCCACCTCGAAGGCGTCCAATTTCATCCAGAGAGTATTTTGACCTCTTCTGGTCAGCAACTTCTAAAAAACTTCTTAGAATCGCTGCCAGCATCTGCTACTCTCTCTATATCTCCCTGAAAATAAACTTGTTTCCAAGAAACCATGAAACGGCGACAGTTGATGCGCTATGTGAGTGCGGGTGTACTCACAACTCTTTCAACCGGCTTAGCTTCTGGACTCACTTCTTACCAAGCACAGCCATCACGCAATGTACTGACAGTAAAGTGGCTTGGTCATACCTGCTTTTTATTTACTGGGGGTGGTGTGCGAGTTTTAGTCAACCCATTCCAAACCATTGGGTGTACGGCTAGATATAAATCACCAAAAGTAGAGGCAGATTTAGTCCTAATCAGTAGCCTACTACTAGATGAAGGAGCAGCGGAAGGGATACCGGGGAGTCCCCGGCTCCTCTTCGAACCGGGTATTTTTCAAGTAAATGGGCTAAAATTCGAGGGAATTAGTATTCCTCACGACCGAGTCGGTGGACGTAGGTTTGGTAATAATGTGGCTTGGAAATGGACTCAAAACGGTATCAATATCCTACACCTGGGAGGAGCAGCAGCCCCTCTAGATATTGAGCAGAAAATTCTGATCGGGCGTCCTGATTTAGCGTTGATTCCAGTGGGAGGGGGACCGAAAGCCTACAACCCTCAAGAAGCTAAACAGGCATTTGATTTCCTTAAGGCCAAGATAATGATTCCTACTCATTTCCGAACCAAGGCTGCTGATGCCGAACAGTGTGATATTTTGCCAGTGGAGGAGTTTTTAACATTGATGAAGGACACACCCATACGCCGTGCCAAAAACGATACCATTAGGATTAGCTCAGGGGATTTATCCCAGGATGGGTCAGTGATTCAACTGATGAGTTACAACTACAACTTTTAAATGCCCTTGCCTAGCCCCTTACCCAGACTGCAACCGCCTTTCTGGACTGGTGGAGTGGCGGTTGTAGGCATGATTTTCTGGATTGAAACCCTACGGCAGTTTGGGTTTATTGTTCCAACTTCCTTTTTACTTCTTATCTTTGCTGTTGCCCTAACTGCCAGTATCGACGGATTACTTGCTGGAGTTACCAGTGCCACAGTATGGGCAATTTACCTGATCTATGCCTCTGCTGTTCACTTTGGTCCACCGAGTTTAACCGGGGGTTCAGTAGAGGTGAGTTTGGGGATTCTAGTGGTGGTCTTACTGGCTGTGCGGCTCGGCTGGATAAAAGACCAGAACCAGAAGCTGATCCAAAAGTTGCGACAAGCCAGCCAAGAGCTAGAACGACGGATTGAACAACGCACCGCTGAACTCTTAACTGCCAATTCTAGACTAGCCAAGGAGATTCGCGGACGCATTCTGGCTCAAGAAGCCCTCGGAAAAAACGAATTGGCATTACAGTTAAGCCAAAATCGACTCGAAAGTATTTTGAGTTCCCTTGAAGATGTGGTTTGGTCCGTGCGCCCCCAAACCTCCAGACTGCTTTACCTCAACTCCGCTGTTGACAATCTTTATGGTTATAGCATATCCGATTTTTTAGCTAACTCAAATCTTTGGCTAGAGGTAATCCACCCAGAAGACCGAGAACGAGTTCAGCAGAAGCGAAATTTGTTCAACAATAACTCATTGCCCTTGTCACCCCAATCACTCCTGGCAATTGACGGTATTGACTTAGAATATCGAATCGTGCGGTCTGATGGGCAGGTGCGCTGGATTCGTGATCACGTCCAAATTCACACCGATGCCCATGGTATCCCGATACGCATTGATGGTATTGTTACTGACATTACCAAAGCCAAGCAAGTCGAGGAAGCTTTGGGAGAGAGTCAGCGAAAATTCCAAGCCATCTTTGACCAGACCAGCCAATTTACTTGGCTGCTGCAACCAGATGGTACCTTGCTCGAAGCCAACCAAACCGCCCTTGACTTTAGCGGATTAACTCCGTCACAGATTGTGGGTAAGCCCTTCTGGCAAATCCAATGGTGGACAAAGTCTACTCAAACCGAGAATCGTTTAAAAAATGCGATCGCTCAAGCAGCTACCGGTGAGTTTGTCCGTTATCAAGGGTCGGTGCTAGGGTTACAGGGTCAAGTGATCACGATTGATTTTTCCGTGAAACCGTTGCGGGATGAAAACGGAAATGTAGTGTTGTTAATCTCAGAAGGTCGAGATATTAGCGATCGCATCAGAGCAGAAGCAGCAACTAATGACGCCCAAAACAAGGACATACTGCTTAAAGAGATTCACCATCGGGTCAAGAACAATTTACAAATTGTCTCAGGACTCCTTTACCTCCAGTCCCGATATATAGATGATGAAAGTATCCTGGAGATTCTCTGTGAAAGCCGCAATCGTCTCCAAGTCATGGCCTTGATCCATGAGAAATTGTATGGCTCTAAGAACCTGAGCCAGATTGACTTCCAAGATTATATTGAATCCCTGACTAAGGACTTATTAGGATCTTACGCCTGTACTAATCATTCCCCTAGGATTAAGGTTAATTTTGTGCAGACATTTCTGGACATCGACACGGCCATTCCCTGTGGTTTAATTATTAATGAGTTAGTCTCCAATGCTCTGAAACACGCTTTTCCAGAAGGAAATGGTGGTGAAATTATTGTTGACTTTAAGTGCCGTGAGGATAACTATTTTGAACTGATGGTCAGTGACAATGGTCTTGGCATCCGAGAAGGTATAGATTTAGCTAACCCCAAGACCCTCGGTCTACGGTTAGTCCATACCCTAGCCACTAAGCAACTCAAAGGTGAGGTTGAGTTAGATACAAGTCATGGTGTTATGTTTAAAATTAAATTTTCATAAAGTTTAAACAAGTTTAAACAAGCTTAAAGCATTAGAAAATTTTTCAAGACCCACCCTCGAATTGTGATATAGAACTATCAGGTTGTGATGCAGTTAACTAACTGGCAGCACAGAACCAAAGCAAAAGTTATTAAGTACGGAGAACAAACTGGCTTGGCTTTTAGGTTAAGACAAGGGACAACCCACGGTAACTTGAAAAGCAATTCCATAACTAGGAAATGTCACAAATAAACATCTTAGTGGTTGAAGATGAAGCGATCACAGCTGAAGTTATTGCTGAACAGCTCATACAGTTGGGATACACCATAACCGATAGCGTCACCTCTGGGACGGGCGCTATCAGCAGCACTGCCAATAACCAGCCTGATTTAGTCCTGATGGATATTACCTTAGATCCAAATGATATAGATGGCATAACTGCTGCTCAGCGCATCCGAGAGCAATTCCAGATTCCAGTAGTTTATTTGACAGCCCACTCTGATGAGACTACCCTAGCCCGAGCTAAGATGACAGCACCGTTCGGGTATCTGATCAAACCATTTAACGAACGGGAATTGCGGGTAGCGATTGAAACGGCCCTCTATCGGCACCAGCTGGAAAAAGATTTAGTCAAACAGCAGGATCTGCTAGCCACAATACTCAGCTCCACTAATGATGCTGTGATCGCTACCAATGAAACAGCAGCAATCACCTATATGAACCCAGCAGCTGCAACCCTCACTGGCTGGACAGTAGCAGAAGCTTCTGGGCAAAGCATTACAGATGTGATTCAAATTGTAGACGAACTCACTGATGCCCTACTCCAGAACCCAGTCATGGAAGTGCTTCAGGAAGAAAGGGTCATTTTTATGGATCAGGGCATAGGTTTGATTGCCAAAGACGGTAGCAAGATCCCGGTGGGAAATAGTGCTTCCCCGATTACAGAAGAAGATGGTACCATCAAGGGTGTAGTTCTTGTGCTGTGGAATATCAGGGAACAGCAACAACCAGAATTATTGGCAGTAGAAAGAGCAAAATTGGCAGCCAAAGCTGGCGCGAGGGGACAAGCTGAAGCTCAAGCGGGTCAAATCTTGTCTGCAGTAAAAGAACTAGGGGAACTGAAATCTGACCTAATCGCTAGGATTTCCCATGAGTTTCGCACTCCCCTATCGATTATCTTAACTGCTACTGAACTCCTGCAAAAATACGGGTCCAAGTTGTCACCGCACAAAAAAGAAAGAAACTTGTATCGGATTCAATCATCAGTGATGCGAATGACTCGAATTATGGAGGATGTTCTGACCTTAAGCAAGGCTGAATCCGGTGAACTCCAACTCAACTGTGTGCCCCTAGATGTTGTTGAATTCTGCCGCAGTTTAGTGGAAGAGCAGCAAATTATTGTGGGAAAGCGCTATAATATCGAGTTCTTTCCTCAGGATTCCCCTGGCCTAGTTGAGCTGGATGAACAAATCCTACGGCAAATTTTGAGCAATTTGCTGACCTTAGCAACTAAGTACTCCTTCAAGGGTGGTATAATTGCTTTGGAAATGTCTTGTGAAGATAACCAAATTCTGTTCCAGGTAAAAGACCAAGGCAGTGGGATTGTGCCCGAAAGTCAGGGACAATTATTTGAAGCGTTCTTCCGAGCTAGTAATATTGGTTCTATGTCTTCTTCAGGAATGGGGTTAGGCATGATCCGCAAGTTTGTGGATTTGCATCATGGTCAAATTACCTTAACTAGTCAAGTCGGAGTTGGTACAACCTATACGGTAAAATTGCCATTAACCAGTTCTATATAGGTGGGGTTGGGCTAAAAAGAAATATAGCTATAGCAATCCCTGTAGGAATTGTGATAATTTTTGATGGCATATTCCCTACTCCCTGTTCCCTATTCCCTATTCCCTTTGCGATAACAACTAACCAATAACTAAGGATGATTCCACAAACCGAATATAAAGAGCGTCGTGAACAGTTGATGAGTAAGATTGGCAACGGGACCGCAATCTTTCGGAGCGCCCCGGTTGCCATTATGCATAATACTGTGGAATACAATTTCCGACAGGATAGCGATTTTTTTTACTTGACAGGTTTCAATGAACCAGAAGCAGTAATTGTACTAGCGCCCCATCACGAAGAACACCGATTTGTTCTGTTTGTGCAACCGAAAGAACCAAAGAAAGAAGTATGGACAGGCTATCGGACAGGTGTCGAAGCAGCAAAAGAACTATTTGGTGCTGATCAGACCTATCCGATTACTGAGTTGGATGAGAAGTTACCTCAGTATTTAAAAAAGGCCGATCGAATTTATTACCACTTGGGACGGGATAAACCTTTTAACAATACCATCCTGAAACACTGGCAAAGGTTGATGGCTCTTTATCCCAAGAACGGAACCGGACCGATGGCTCTCGAATCCACTAACTTAATTCTATATGGGATGCGCCGGGTTAAGAGTACTACGGAATTGAAGTTGATGCGTCAAGCTGTGGAAA encodes:
- a CDS encoding PAS domain S-box protein; translation: MPLPSPLPRLQPPFWTGGVAVVGMIFWIETLRQFGFIVPTSFLLLIFAVALTASIDGLLAGVTSATVWAIYLIYASAVHFGPPSLTGGSVEVSLGILVVVLLAVRLGWIKDQNQKLIQKLRQASQELERRIEQRTAELLTANSRLAKEIRGRILAQEALGKNELALQLSQNRLESILSSLEDVVWSVRPQTSRLLYLNSAVDNLYGYSISDFLANSNLWLEVIHPEDRERVQQKRNLFNNNSLPLSPQSLLAIDGIDLEYRIVRSDGQVRWIRDHVQIHTDAHGIPIRIDGIVTDITKAKQVEEALGESQRKFQAIFDQTSQFTWLLQPDGTLLEANQTALDFSGLTPSQIVGKPFWQIQWWTKSTQTENRLKNAIAQAATGEFVRYQGSVLGLQGQVITIDFSVKPLRDENGNVVLLISEGRDISDRIRAEAATNDAQNKDILLKEIHHRVKNNLQIVSGLLYLQSRYIDDESILEILCESRNRLQVMALIHEKLYGSKNLSQIDFQDYIESLTKDLLGSYACTNHSPRIKVNFVQTFLDIDTAIPCGLIINELVSNALKHAFPEGNGGEIIVDFKCREDNYFELMVSDNGLGIREGIDLANPKTLGLRLVHTLATKQLKGEVELDTSHGVMFKIKFS
- a CDS encoding aminodeoxychorismate/anthranilate synthase component II → MIIVIDNYDSFTYNLVQYLGELGTQLPVASEIQVYRNDKIDLQKIRQLNPDGVVISPGPGRPEDAGISGAIYSNLGSTLPIIGVCLGHQALGQVFGGKIVSAPVLMHGKTSEIHHTGVGVFRGLPNPFTATRYHSLVIDRSSCPDVLEITAWVDDGTIMGVRHRNYPHLEGVQFHPESILTSSGQQLLKNFLESLPASATLSISP
- a CDS encoding MBL fold metallo-hydrolase, with amino-acid sequence MKRRQLMRYVSAGVLTTLSTGLASGLTSYQAQPSRNVLTVKWLGHTCFLFTGGGVRVLVNPFQTIGCTARYKSPKVEADLVLISSLLLDEGAAEGIPGSPRLLFEPGIFQVNGLKFEGISIPHDRVGGRRFGNNVAWKWTQNGINILHLGGAAAPLDIEQKILIGRPDLALIPVGGGPKAYNPQEAKQAFDFLKAKIMIPTHFRTKAADAEQCDILPVEEFLTLMKDTPIRRAKNDTIRISSGDLSQDGSVIQLMSYNYNF
- a CDS encoding N-acetylmuramoyl-L-alanine amidase, producing MKYGIDIGHNLPPDTGAQGIRVEDEMTRDVGTRVISKLRDLGHQVVECKPKSASTLGSSLRQRCNIANANRVDQFVSIHFNGFNGQANGVEVFAISDTAKKIAQPVLEKIVELGYFNRKVKNGSHLYVLRYTNMPAILIESCFCDSQKDMELYDPEVLANAIVKGLTGEEPPTNKSSSDDNVLELQNALNRLKIKSPAGQPLVEDGSLGQATIAAIKTFQAIVGINQTGIGDSSTWQTINQILEQPILRPNHAGGTTVKYLQRRVGTQADGIFGSGTASAVIRFQKQQGLTADGIVGPQTWSKLID
- a CDS encoding ATP-binding protein, with the translated sequence MSQINILVVEDEAITAEVIAEQLIQLGYTITDSVTSGTGAISSTANNQPDLVLMDITLDPNDIDGITAAQRIREQFQIPVVYLTAHSDETTLARAKMTAPFGYLIKPFNERELRVAIETALYRHQLEKDLVKQQDLLATILSSTNDAVIATNETAAITYMNPAAATLTGWTVAEASGQSITDVIQIVDELTDALLQNPVMEVLQEERVIFMDQGIGLIAKDGSKIPVGNSASPITEEDGTIKGVVLVLWNIREQQQPELLAVERAKLAAKAGARGQAEAQAGQILSAVKELGELKSDLIARISHEFRTPLSIILTATELLQKYGSKLSPHKKERNLYRIQSSVMRMTRIMEDVLTLSKAESGELQLNCVPLDVVEFCRSLVEEQQIIVGKRYNIEFFPQDSPGLVELDEQILRQILSNLLTLATKYSFKGGIIALEMSCEDNQILFQVKDQGSGIVPESQGQLFEAFFRASNIGSMSSSGMGLGMIRKFVDLHHGQITLTSQVGVGTTYTVKLPLTSSI